The genomic window CGGGACCTGCACATCGAGTTCCGGACCGGCGAGGGCGTGGCCCGGGTGATCAACGGGGTCTCGTACCACCTGGACCCCGGCGAGACCCTGGCGGTGCTCGGCGAGTCCGGCTCCGGCAAGTCGGTGACCGCTCAGGCAATCATGGGCATCCTCGACACTCCCCCGGCCTTCGTTCGTTCCGGCCAGATCCTCTATCAGGGCCGGGACCTGCTGACGCAGTCGGAGGAGCAGCGCCGGCAGGTGCGCGGCAAGGAGATCGCGATGATCTTCCAGGACGCGCTCTCCGCGCTGAACCCGGTCTTCCCGGTCGGCTGGCAGATCGGCGAGACGCTGCGCCAGCGCGAGGGGATGTCCCGGGCCGACGCCCGACGGCGGGCCGTCGAGCTGATGGACCTGGTGCAGATCCCGGCCGCGGCGAAGCGACTGGGCGACTACCCGCACCAGTTCTCCGGCGGCATGCGGCAGCGCGTCATGATCGCGATGGCGCTGGCGCTGGACCCGAAGGTGCTGATCGCCGACGAGCCGACCACGGCGCTCGACGTCACCGTGCAGGCCCAGATCATGGACCTGCTGGCCGACCTGCGCCGCGACCTCAACATGGCGATGATCCTGATCACCCACGACCTCGGCGTGGTCGCCGGCGTCGCGGACCGGATCGCCGTCATGTACGCCGGCCGGATCGTCGAGCACGCCGACGTCCGCTCGCTGTACCGGTCGCCGGCCCACCCGTACACCAAGGGGCTGCTGGAGTCGATCCCGCGGATGGACGTCCGGGGTCAGGCGCTCTCCACCATCAAGGGGCTGCCGCCGAACCTGATGCGGATCCCCTCCGGCTGCCCGTTCCACCCCCGGTGCCCGTACGTGCAGCAGGTCTGCGTGGACGTGGTGCCGCACGACCTGGTCCTCGGCGACGGCCGGACCAGCGCGTGCCACTTCGCGCAGGAGGTCCGTGATGACAGCGCCCGCTAGCCCGACGAAGGTCCGCGGCGAGACGATCCTCTCCGTCGACAACGTGGTCAAGCACTTCCCGATCAGCCAGGGGGTGCTGTTCAAGAAGCAAACCGGGGCGGTCAAGGCCGTCGACGGGGTGAGCTTCGAGCTGCGCCGGGGCGAGACGCTCGGCATCGTCGGCGAGTCCGGCTGCGGCAAGTCGACCCTCGCCCGGCTGCTGATGCGGCTGGAGACGCCGACCGCCGGGCGGGCCACCCTGGAGGGGAAGGACCTGTTCAAGGCCTCCGGGTCGGAACTGCGCCGGCTGCGCCGCAACATGCAGATGGTGATGCAGGACCCGTACACCTCGCTGAACCCGCGGATGACGGTCGGCGACATCATCGGCGAGCCGTTCGAGATCCACCCGGACGCCGCCCCGAAGGGCAGCAAGCAGAAGCGGGTGCAGGAGCTGCTGGACGTGGTCGGGCTCAACCCCGAGCACATCAACCGGTACCCGCACCAGTTCTCCGGCGGCCAGCGGCAGCGCATCGGCATCGCCCGGGCCCTGGCGCTGCGGCCGGAGATCATCGTCTGCGACGAGCCGGTCTCGGCCCTGGACGTGTCGATCCAGGCCCAGGTGATCAACCTGCTGGAGCAGCTCCAGGACGAGTTCGGGCTGTCGTACATCTTCATCGCGCACGACCTGTCGGTGGTCCGGCACATCTCCGACCGGGTCGCGGTGATGTACCTCGGCAGGATCGTGGAGATCGGCACCGAGGAGGAGATCTACGAGCGGGCCACCCACCCGTACACCCAGGCGCTGCTCTCGGCGGTGCCGGTGCCCGACCCGGACGCCCGGACCGGCCGGAACATCATCCGGCTCACCGGCGACGTGCCGAGCCCCGCCGAGCCGCCGAGTGGTTGCCACTTCCGCACCCGCTGCTGGAAGGCCCAGGACGTCTGCGCCACCCAGGATCCGCACACCGTCCTCCGCGCCGCCGACCCGCACCCCTCGGCCTGCCACTTCGCCGAACTCCGCCCCACCCCCGCCTGACCCCCACCCCACCCCCGCCTGACCCCCACCCCACCCCCGCCTGACCCCGTTGATCATGAAGTTGTTGTCGCGACACGCCGACGTGGCCGACAACAACTTCATGATCGACGCGTTTCCCCCGGGGTTGACCCGGGCGGGAGACTCGGGGGGTGGGGATTCGTCGATGGGTCGCGGTGGTGGTGGCGGGGGTGGTCCTGCTGGCCGGGTGTGATCGCGGGACGGCTTCGGGTGGGACGGCTGCGGGTGGGACGGCTGCGGGTGCGGGCAGCAGCGGTGGCGGGCCGGGGGGCGGTGATGGTGCCGCGCCGGGGCCGAGCTGCCCGCCCGACAACCGGTACGGCGGGGTCATGGGCGCCGGCGGCGAGATCGCCGGGACGCCCGGGGTGTTCTGGGCGCTGCTCTTCCTGCGCGGGGACCGGCTGCCGGCCGGCGAACAGGTCAAGATCGCGTTGAAGGTGACCGGGTCGGGTGAGCTGACGCTGAGCGCCGTCGGGCCCGGCGGCGCCACCGTCGAACCCGTGTCGTTCGACTCCCACGACGGCAGCACCTGGACCCGGCCCGGGGACGAGTGGGGCTCCTACTGGGCCTTCCCCACCGCCGGATGCTGGACCCTCCGGGCCGAGCGCACCGACGGCACCCGGGGTGCCGTCACGCTCCGCGCCGGCTGAGCCGGCTCCCCGACGACCGGGCGGCCGCACACCGACGACGGGGGCCCCGCCCCCGGAGGAAGGGGACGGGGCCCGCTGGTGTCCGGCCGGCGGCCCGGCCCGGATCGGGAGCCGGGCCGGACCGCCGACAGCTCAGAGCTGGGCCAGGTCGAACGCCCAGATGCCGCGGCCGTGGGTCGCCACGTAGACCGCGTTGTCCACCGCGTTGTACTCGACGTCCATGCCGACGGTCAGCGGCAGGCCGGTGCCCAGCCGCTGCCAGTCGGTGGCGCCGGGCGCGCGGTAGAAGGTGGCCAGGTCGGTGGCGAGCACCAGGCCGCCGTTGGCGAGCTGCTTGATCGAGCTGGCCGGCACGTCCGGCAGGTTCGCCGAGACGTCCTTCCAGGTCGCGCCCGCGTCGGTCGTCTCATAGACGTGGCCGAAGCCGGCGCCCGGACCCTCGGTGAACCGCCGGGAGAACCCGTTGATCGCGAGGAAGGCGTGCGCCGGGTTGGCCGCGTCGACGCCGGCGCCCTGCACGAACCGGTTCGGGAAGTCCGCCGGCAGGGTCAACTGGTGCCAGCTCGCCGGGTCGTTGACCTTGCCGACCGCGACCCCCCGGGTGAAACCGGCGTTGTTGCACGGACCGCACCAACCGACGTACGCGGTGCCGCCGGAGACGCCCACCGAGGTGGCGGTGCGGCCGGCGCCCAGGTTGAAGACGTTCGTCCAACCCTTGCCGTCGGAGATCGCGTAGCCCTTGGTGTTCACCCAGACGTGCTGGCCACCGGCGACCCAGACGTTCCCGTCGGTGGCGTCCGGCGAGAACGGCGCGATGAACCGGGCCGGCTCGTCGCCCGGCGACGAGGTGTACGGCCGAATGTCCCGCGAGGTCGAGGTCTCCGCCGTGCCCGGGCCCGGGTTGGCGTTGCAGTTCTCGGTCACCCGCATGGCCAGGTTGGTGTACTCCTGGACCTGCCGGCAGCCGTTCGCCGGGTCGGCCAGCGAGTCGCCGCCGTCACCGCCGAAGTTCGAGCCCATCACGGTGTCGCCGGCCCGCAGCACCGAGGCGCCGTTGTCCTGGAGACCGCCGGAGACCACGGTGCCGGCCTTGGCCGGGTCCTTGCCCACCGAGACCGAGTAGTACTGGAGGGCGTCGATGGTGCCGTCGTTCAGGCTCTGCCAGTCGGTGGCGTGCCCGTCCTTGTCGGCCTTCCCGTTGATCGGCCGGCGGTAGATACCGCCGTCGTTGCCGACGTAGACGAAGCCGTTGCCCACCGCGACCGAGTGCTGGTCGGAGTGGGTGGTCTTGTTGCAGGTGTTCTTGGCGTCGTAGATGTTCCAGCAGGAGAAGCCGAAGTTCCAGTACGGCCCGACGGTCTTCCAGTTGGCGCCGCCGTCGGTCGACTCGTAGACCTCTTCCAGGCCCGCCCAGACGTGGTTCGGGTCGGCCGGGTCGACCGCGAGGAACTGGTTGTACCAGGCCTGGATGCCCGGACCGTAGCCCTTGCCGATCACGGTCTGCTTGAGCGCCGAGCTGGAGTTGCCGAGCTTGGCCGAATCGGCGATCTTGCTCCACGGTCCGGCGGGCGAGCCGTTGTTGGAGACGTAGATGCCGTCCAGGTAGCTGTTGACGTTGCCGGCCGGCTTGTTGAGCAGCTTCGGCGACTGGTTGATCGCGTACAGCTTGCCGCCGTCGGCGGAGAAGGCGAACGTCACGTAGCCGATGTCGTCGGCCGGGATCGAGCCAGTCGGGTTGACCTTGGTCCAGCCGCCCGCGGTGTAGTCGGCGGTCTCGTAGAAGCCGTTGTAGGTGTCGCCCGACCGCCAGGCCGAGGCCACCACCACGTGCTTCGGGTTGCGCGGGTCGTCGGCCACGTCGTTGACGATGTTCTTGTACGCCGCGTTGGCCGTGCCTGCGTCCGCCCCGCCCGGCAGGTAGCTCGGGTTCGGCGCCCACTCGAACTTCCACGCCCCGGAGCCGCTGCTCATCGAGTGCGAGTAGAGGCCCCGGTTGGTGGCGGCCCAGACCTTGCCGTCGAAGAAGCGCAGCTTGTTGATGACCGAGCTCTCCAGCTCGGTGCCGCCGACCCGGTTCGCCGCGCTGAACTGACCGGTCTTCGGGTTGGCCAGCCGGTAGACGCCCGCGCCGACGTACGAGGTGGCGCCGGTGTTCGCCTCACCGGTGGCGTACCAGAGCGAGCCGTCGGCGGCGAGCACCACGTCGCCGCTGGACAGGGTGGGCAGCTGGTCGGTGATCGGCGTCCAGCTCCCGCCGCCGATCGAGGACCGCCACACGCCGCCGTCCGCGCCGGCCGCGTAGACGTAGCCGCTGTTGTCGGCCGCGAGGCCGGTGATCCGGCCGGTCTGCAGGCCGGCGCCCCCGGAGGAGTTGGAGGCGTAGTCCCGGTAGCGCGGGTCGTCACCGTCATACTTGATCTTGGTGACCTCGCGCCAGCTGCCCTTGGTGACCGGCATGCTGCCCAGCTGGCTGAACGCGTTCGCGTACGCGCCCGGCGCGACGACGCCCGGCGCGGAGCGGGCCTGGGCGAACTGCTCGGCGATGACCCGGGCCTCGAAGGCCTCCTCGCCGGCTTCCTCGGACTCCTCACCGGCCGCCATCTCGGCGAACTCCCGGGCGTGCCAGGGCAGGTTGGCGCCGGGCTCCTGGGCGAGGCCGAGGGCCTCCAGTACCTCGTGGTTGGTGGCGGCGACGCCACCGAGCGCGGCGGTCAGCACCAGCGCGCCCGCGATTGTCGCCGGCTTGCGCCAGCGGGATTTCGACATGTGAATCCTCCAGGATTCAGGGAGTTCCCGGGCGGGTGGCCCGGGGAGGGAGACCGTGGCGGCGGATGGCGCGGCCACGGTGTGCGGTCTGGTGATCGGACGGGCAGCGTCCGAATTCGACCCTCGTCACGGTGCGGCGTCCACATCGGCGGACGGGTCACGCCCGCGTCGGGCCCGGCAGGACCGGGGCGCGGGGAGGGTCAGGCGGTGAGGGGTGGCGCCCGGGTGGGCAGGATGCCCCGGGGCGGCAGCGGCACGACCGGCGGCCGGTAGCGGGTCGCGGCGAGGACGGCGACCGTCGTGCCCTCGACCCGCAGGGGCGCGCCGAGGAGGAGATCGTCCGGTCCGTCGGACTGGCCGACGCCGGCGCGGTGGTCACCACAGGGCCCGCCGGGAACCTCCGCCCGCAGCTCCGACGGAGTGTCGGGGTACGCGTGGCGCGCCCCGACGACCCGGGGGTCGCCGGACGGCGGGGCGGCAGGATGCGGCGTGGTGACCGGGGCGACGACGCGCCGTACGTCAGGAGGGAGGACGTGCCACGCGTCGTGGGCGATCGACCGGTGCGCGGCGGTGACCACCGCGCCGGGCAGCTGGGTCTCCGCGCAGGCCGGCACACCCAGACCGGCCAGGACGAACGCCAGCGCGACGACGACGGCGTTCAACCGGTCGCACACGCGCATGGGTCAACCTGCCAGAACGAGGGATGTCGGACGCCGCTCGGGCGGGCGGCCGAGGGCCGCGGGCGGGAGACGGGTGGCGAGGAGAACGGGGAGGGTCGATCGTTGCTGCCGGGATCACGCTAGCAACACCAATTGACCACCGGCAACGGTTCGTCGGTCGTACTTTCGGCTGTTCGGCGCGGCGGCGGGTGGAGCGCTCCCGAGTGGCGGCTCAACGCGGACAGCGGGGGCGCCCGACCGGCCGCGCCCCGCTGTCCGCGATGGATCAGTGGAAGAAGTGCCGGGTGCCGGTGAGGTACATGGTCACGCCGGCCTCCTTGCAGGCCGCGATGACCTCCTCGTCGCGGATCGAGCCACCGGGCTGGACGATCGCCCGGACACCCGCCTCGATGAGGAGCTTCGGCCCGTCGGCGAACGGGAAGAACGCGTCCGAGGCGCAGACCGAACCGCGGGCCCGGTCCGCCCCGGCCCGGCCGACCGCGAGCTGCGCGGAGTCGACCCGGTTCACCTGGCCCATGCCCACGCCGACGGTCGCGCCGTCCCTGGCCAGCAGGATCGCGTTGCTCTTCACCGCGCGGACCGCCCGCCAGGCGAAGGCGAGGTCCCGCAGGGTCGTCGCGTCGGCCGCCTCGCCGGTGGCGAGCCGCCAGTTCGCCGGGTCGTCGCCCTCGGCGTCGATCTTGTCCCGGAGCTGTACCAGGACGCCGCCGGTGACCTGCCGCCACTCCGCGGGCAGCGGGTTGAAGGCAGGGGCCCGGAGCAGCCGGATGTTCTTCCTGCCCTGGAGAATCTCGACCGCGCCCTCGTCGAACCCGGGCGCCACCAGCACCTCAGTGAAGATCTCCGAGACCTGCCGGGCCAGCTCCACGCTCACCGGGCGGTTCACCGCGATCACCCCGCCGTACGCGGACACCGGGTCGCAGGCGTGCGCCCTGCGGTGCGCCTCGGCGACGTCCGCGCCGACCGCGATGCCGCACGGGTTGGCGTGCTTGATGATCGCCACCGCCGGCTGGTCGGGAAAGTCGTTCGCGGCCCGCCAGGCGGCGTCCGCGTCGACGTAGTTGTTGTAGGACATCTCCTTGCCGTGCAGCTGCTCGGCCTGCGCCAGGCCGGCCGGACTGGCCGGGTCGGCGTAGAGGGCGGCCGCCT from Micromonospora kangleipakensis includes these protein-coding regions:
- a CDS encoding ABC transporter ATP-binding protein is translated as MSQSAVRPTPASPTPPGGHLLEVRDLHIEFRTGEGVARVINGVSYHLDPGETLAVLGESGSGKSVTAQAIMGILDTPPAFVRSGQILYQGRDLLTQSEEQRRQVRGKEIAMIFQDALSALNPVFPVGWQIGETLRQREGMSRADARRRAVELMDLVQIPAAAKRLGDYPHQFSGGMRQRVMIAMALALDPKVLIADEPTTALDVTVQAQIMDLLADLRRDLNMAMILITHDLGVVAGVADRIAVMYAGRIVEHADVRSLYRSPAHPYTKGLLESIPRMDVRGQALSTIKGLPPNLMRIPSGCPFHPRCPYVQQVCVDVVPHDLVLGDGRTSACHFAQEVRDDSAR
- a CDS encoding ABC transporter ATP-binding protein, whose amino-acid sequence is MTAPASPTKVRGETILSVDNVVKHFPISQGVLFKKQTGAVKAVDGVSFELRRGETLGIVGESGCGKSTLARLLMRLETPTAGRATLEGKDLFKASGSELRRLRRNMQMVMQDPYTSLNPRMTVGDIIGEPFEIHPDAAPKGSKQKRVQELLDVVGLNPEHINRYPHQFSGGQRQRIGIARALALRPEIIVCDEPVSALDVSIQAQVINLLEQLQDEFGLSYIFIAHDLSVVRHISDRVAVMYLGRIVEIGTEEEIYERATHPYTQALLSAVPVPDPDARTGRNIIRLTGDVPSPAEPPSGCHFRTRCWKAQDVCATQDPHTVLRAADPHPSACHFAELRPTPA
- a CDS encoding glycosyl hydrolase, translated to MSKSRWRKPATIAGALVLTAALGGVAATNHEVLEALGLAQEPGANLPWHAREFAEMAAGEESEEAGEEAFEARVIAEQFAQARSAPGVVAPGAYANAFSQLGSMPVTKGSWREVTKIKYDGDDPRYRDYASNSSGGAGLQTGRITGLAADNSGYVYAAGADGGVWRSSIGGGSWTPITDQLPTLSSGDVVLAADGSLWYATGEANTGATSYVGAGVYRLANPKTGQFSAANRVGGTELESSVINKLRFFDGKVWAATNRGLYSHSMSSGSGAWKFEWAPNPSYLPGGADAGTANAAYKNIVNDVADDPRNPKHVVVASAWRSGDTYNGFYETADYTAGGWTKVNPTGSIPADDIGYVTFAFSADGGKLYAINQSPKLLNKPAGNVNSYLDGIYVSNNGSPAGPWSKIADSAKLGNSSSALKQTVIGKGYGPGIQAWYNQFLAVDPADPNHVWAGLEEVYESTDGGANWKTVGPYWNFGFSCWNIYDAKNTCNKTTHSDQHSVAVGNGFVYVGNDGGIYRRPINGKADKDGHATDWQSLNDGTIDALQYYSVSVGKDPAKAGTVVSGGLQDNGASVLRAGDTVMGSNFGGDGGDSLADPANGCRQVQEYTNLAMRVTENCNANPGPGTAETSTSRDIRPYTSSPGDEPARFIAPFSPDATDGNVWVAGGQHVWVNTKGYAISDGKGWTNVFNLGAGRTATSVGVSGGTAYVGWCGPCNNAGFTRGVAVGKVNDPASWHQLTLPADFPNRFVQGAGVDAANPAHAFLAINGFSRRFTEGPGAGFGHVYETTDAGATWKDVSANLPDVPASSIKQLANGGLVLATDLATFYRAPGATDWQRLGTGLPLTVGMDVEYNAVDNAVYVATHGRGIWAFDLAQL
- the purH gene encoding bifunctional phosphoribosylaminoimidazolecarboxamide formyltransferase/IMP cyclohydrolase, which produces MSSTQDERRPIRRALVSVYDKTGLVELARALHDAGVEIVSTGSTASTIAGAGVPVTPVEQVTGFPEILDGRVKTLHPKIHGGLLADLRKDAHAAQLDEHGIAGIDLLVSNLYPFQATVASGASQDECVEQIDIGGPAMVRAAAKNHASVAVVTDPAAYPALLAALHEGGFTLAQRKALAACAFAVIADYDVAVAEWFAATLAPAADGWPEFAGLALSRQAVLRYGENPHQAAALYADPASPAGLAQAEQLHGKEMSYNNYVDADAAWRAANDFPDQPAVAIIKHANPCGIAVGADVAEAHRRAHACDPVSAYGGVIAVNRPVSVELARQVSEIFTEVLVAPGFDEGAVEILQGRKNIRLLRAPAFNPLPAEWRQVTGGVLVQLRDKIDAEGDDPANWRLATGEAADATTLRDLAFAWRAVRAVKSNAILLARDGATVGVGMGQVNRVDSAQLAVGRAGADRARGSVCASDAFFPFADGPKLLIEAGVRAIVQPGGSIRDEEVIAACKEAGVTMYLTGTRHFFH